Proteins from a genomic interval of Quercus robur chromosome 9, dhQueRobu3.1, whole genome shotgun sequence:
- the LOC126699458 gene encoding receptor-like protein EIX2, with product MAQKDNSSIGIIESTIPYSYYNDTTYGQMYVDSGLVVWKRKEYKYYGRTLGLLKIINLSSNKLIGKLPSEIMSLLDLISLNVSRNNLIGEIPQIIGQLKMLESLDLSRNQFSGEIPSSMSELQFLSNLDLSYNNLSGRVPLSTQLQSLNAPDFAGNPALCGPPLTQKCPGDETPNQSELTDNEEDGDELVKWFYVGTGCGFAIGFWGVCCSLVFKRSWRHAYFLLFDKMKDWLYVTTKVNMTRLWRKFQRQG from the coding sequence ATGGCTCAGAAAGATAACTCTTCCATTGGCATCATTGAAAGTACTATTCCTTATTCATATTACAATGATACCACATATGGGCAAATGTATGTTGATAGTGGGTTGGTTGTATGGAAAAGAAAGGAGTACAAGTACTATGGTAGAACTCTTGGACTATTGAAGATCATTAAcctttcaagcaacaaattgatTGGGAAACTTCCAAGCGAAATCATGAGCcttttggatttgatttcaCTCAACGTATCAAGAAACAACTTGATTGGAGAAATTCCTCAAATAATTGGTCAGTTGAAGATGCTAGAATCACTTGATTTGTCAAGGAACCAATTTTCAGGTGAAATCCCATCTAGCATGTCAGAGTTACAATTTTTGAGCAACCTAGACTTGTCTTACAATAATTTGTCTGGGCGGGTTCCTTTAAGCACTCAACTACAAAGCTTGAATGCACCTGATTTTGCAGGAAACCCTGCACTTTGCGGGCCTCCACTTACGCAAAAGTGTCCAGGTGATGAAACACCAAACCAAAGTGAACTAACTGATAATGAAGAGGATGGAGATGAATTGGTAAAATGGTTTTATGTCGGAACAGGATGTGGATTTGCTATAGGGTTTTGGGGAGTTTGCTGTTCTTTGGTGTTTAAGCGTTCTTGGAGACATGCTTACTTCTTGTTATTTGACAAGATGAAGGATTGGCTCTATGTAACAACGAAAGTGAACATGACAAGATTGTGGAGAAAGTTTCAGAGACAGGGATGA
- the LOC126699456 gene encoding uncharacterized protein LOC126699456 isoform X1, whose translation MENIQYAEELVREFLVFRGFTNTLQTFESELGTDIGKGFQVDKILDLIFSVYVPKFQAEKLVGLLSFFRKCFSSASETVLIATLSKLEVSILRYYIAHAIQSGRRDKVVDLFEMNGNEFLQRGKDWTAWFAIPYIKNPNLDPEFRIYFSKEWYEALRLSVRNFFSEIFNGTRLPALLKISAAKNTANRLRKDIKQLNIKLSQLQALLEEKEAQLGRLKCNASSLPDASTGQTKSSSSFMHEDPIIFGEIHEACAPATPQLAETVLDQDFVTGPSQVQSELTTSKLFHDSTTSSNLDMGDGRTGDSSQMWQDGPCIENGREVHIEEEFPEVKVDFQETFLGHTSPISWCRFSASGNNMASASIDGTVRIWTYDSSTPASRNATIYCGAEIMSLDWECKSDRLLLIGTADGGIKAWNVDAKRVVCDLSTTEAFPSVLDLKCSPVEPIFVSAAASKGNGSSYNDNLGFASLTVWNMKTWKAVTVLPLGKDPPAITSLCFNHNGKILASSATDGMIHMFDMAVGLQITGWPAHDSVISSLLFGPDETSIFSLGSDGKIFEWSLQNQGSVTLRAQNFADMKMALDANGGRLLVTSGSVRAPIYQVRGQRNGLRTLPHAAAITTVDWHPTLPIFLTGSADNSVRVTSIL comes from the exons ATGGAGAACATTCAGTATGCTGAGGAACTTGTGAGGGAGTTTCTTGTCTTCAGAGGATTTACTAATACTCTGCAAACTTTTGAGAGTGAATTAGGCACAGATATTGGTAAAGGGTTTCAAGTGGATAAGATTTTAGACTTAATCTTCTCAGTATACGTACCCAAATTTCAGGCAGAGAAATTAGTTGGTCTCTTGAGCTTTTTCAGGAAGTGCTTTTCTTCAGCATCTGAAACTGTACTTATTGCTACTTTGTCTAAATTGGAGGTCTCAATTCTGCGATACTATATTGCTCATGCCATACAATCAGGGAGGAGGGACAAAGTTGTAGATTTGTTTGAGATGAATGGCAATGAATTTTTGCAGAGGGGCAAGGACTGGACTGCATGGTTTG CCATTCCATATATAAAGAACCCAAACCTGGATCCTGAATTTCGTATTTATTTCTCAAAGGAATGGTATGAGGCCTTACGTCTTTCTGTGAGGAACTTCTTTAGTGAGATCTTCAATGGAA CACGCCTCCCTGCCCTATTAAAGATCAGTGCAGCGAAGAATACTGCCAACCGTCTCAGAAAGGATATAAAGCAACTCAATATTAAGTTGTCACAACTTCAAGCTTTACTGGAGGAAAAAGAAGCTCAATTAGGTCGGTTAAAGTG TAATGCTTCATCACTACCGGATGCAAGCACAGGACAAACCAAAAGTTCATCAAGTTTTATGCATGAAGATCCTATTATATTCGGGGAGATACATGAAGCCTGTGCTCCTGCTACTCCACAATTAGCTGAAACAGTGCTGGATCAAGATTTTGTTACTGGGCCTTCTCAAGTTCAATCTGAGCTTACCACATCCAAGTTATTTCATGATTCAACCACTTCATCAAATCTTGATATGGGAGATGGTAGAACTGGTGATTCCAGTCAAATGTGGCAAGATGGCCCCTGTATTG AAAATGGCAGGGAAGTTCACATAGAAGAAGAATTTCCAGAAGTTAAAGTAGACTTTCAG GAGACATTTTTGGGTCACACAAGTCCAATCAGTTGGTGCCGCTTTTCTGCGTCAGGGAACAATATGGCCAGTGCTTCTATAGATGGTACAGTAAG GATATGGACGTATGACTCTTCGACTCCGGCATCAAGAAATGCGACCATTTATTGTGGGGCAGAGATCATGTCACTTGACTGGGAGTGTAAATCTGATCGCTTG CTTCTCATAGGCACTGCTGATGGAGGCATTAAAGCATGGAATGTTGATGCAAAGAGAGTTGTCTGCGATCTCAGCACAACTGAAGCATttccaag TGTCTTGGATCTAAAGTGCAGCCCTGTAGAACCAATTTTTGTTTCTGCGGCAGCCTCCAAAGG GAATGGCTCAAGTTATAACGACAATTTAGGGTTTGCTTCCTTAACTGTCTGGAACATGAAAACCTGGAAGGCTGTG ACAGTCCTTCCTCTTGGTAAAGATCCACCTGCAATAACTTCTTTATGCTTCAATCACAATGGGAAGATTTTAGCATCTTCTGCTACTGATGGAATGATTCACATGTTTG ACATGGCTGTTGGTCTACAAATTACTGGATGGCCTGCACATGATTCTGTGATAAGCTCTCTTCTCTTTGGGCCTGATGAGACAAGCATTTTTAGCTTGGGTTCAGATGGAAAG ATTTTTGAATGGAGCTTGCAAAACCAAG GTTCTGTGACACTGAGAGCTCAAAACTTTGCAGACATGAAAATGGCTTTAGATGCTAACGGGGGGAGGCTACTGGTGACATCTGGTTCAGTAAGAGCACCTATATATCAG GTACGTGGTCAAAGAAATGGGTTGAGAACTCTTCCACACGCTGCTGCTATAACAACGGTTGATTGGCACCCAACTTTGCCCATCTTCTTGACTGGATCAGCTGATAATTCAGTTCGAGTAACGTCTATTCTATAA
- the LOC126699456 gene encoding uncharacterized protein LOC126699456 isoform X3, with protein MENIQYAEELVREFLVFRGFTNTLQTFESELGTDIGKGFQVDKILDLIFSVYVPKFQAEKLVGLLSFFRKCFSSASETVLIATLSKLEVSILRYYIAHAIQSGRRDKVVDLFEMNGNEFLQRGKDWTAWFAIPYIKNPNLDPEFRIYFSKEWYEALRLSVRNFFSEIFNGTRLPALLKISAAKNTANRLRKDIKQLNIKLSQLQALLEEKEAQLGRLKCNASSLPDASTGQTKSSSSFMHEDPIIFGEIHEACAPATPQLAETVLDQDFVTGPSQVQSELTTSKLFHDSTTSSNLDMGDGRTGDSSQMWQDGPCIENGREVHIEEEFPEVKVDFQETFLGHTSPISWCRFSASGNNMASASIDGTVRNGSSYNDNLGFASLTVWNMKTWKAVTVLPLGKDPPAITSLCFNHNGKILASSATDGMIHMFDMAVGLQITGWPAHDSVISSLLFGPDETSIFSLGSDGKIFEWSLQNQGSVTLRAQNFADMKMALDANGGRLLVTSGSVRAPIYQVRGQRNGLRTLPHAAAITTVDWHPTLPIFLTGSADNSVRVTSIL; from the exons ATGGAGAACATTCAGTATGCTGAGGAACTTGTGAGGGAGTTTCTTGTCTTCAGAGGATTTACTAATACTCTGCAAACTTTTGAGAGTGAATTAGGCACAGATATTGGTAAAGGGTTTCAAGTGGATAAGATTTTAGACTTAATCTTCTCAGTATACGTACCCAAATTTCAGGCAGAGAAATTAGTTGGTCTCTTGAGCTTTTTCAGGAAGTGCTTTTCTTCAGCATCTGAAACTGTACTTATTGCTACTTTGTCTAAATTGGAGGTCTCAATTCTGCGATACTATATTGCTCATGCCATACAATCAGGGAGGAGGGACAAAGTTGTAGATTTGTTTGAGATGAATGGCAATGAATTTTTGCAGAGGGGCAAGGACTGGACTGCATGGTTTG CCATTCCATATATAAAGAACCCAAACCTGGATCCTGAATTTCGTATTTATTTCTCAAAGGAATGGTATGAGGCCTTACGTCTTTCTGTGAGGAACTTCTTTAGTGAGATCTTCAATGGAA CACGCCTCCCTGCCCTATTAAAGATCAGTGCAGCGAAGAATACTGCCAACCGTCTCAGAAAGGATATAAAGCAACTCAATATTAAGTTGTCACAACTTCAAGCTTTACTGGAGGAAAAAGAAGCTCAATTAGGTCGGTTAAAGTG TAATGCTTCATCACTACCGGATGCAAGCACAGGACAAACCAAAAGTTCATCAAGTTTTATGCATGAAGATCCTATTATATTCGGGGAGATACATGAAGCCTGTGCTCCTGCTACTCCACAATTAGCTGAAACAGTGCTGGATCAAGATTTTGTTACTGGGCCTTCTCAAGTTCAATCTGAGCTTACCACATCCAAGTTATTTCATGATTCAACCACTTCATCAAATCTTGATATGGGAGATGGTAGAACTGGTGATTCCAGTCAAATGTGGCAAGATGGCCCCTGTATTG AAAATGGCAGGGAAGTTCACATAGAAGAAGAATTTCCAGAAGTTAAAGTAGACTTTCAG GAGACATTTTTGGGTCACACAAGTCCAATCAGTTGGTGCCGCTTTTCTGCGTCAGGGAACAATATGGCCAGTGCTTCTATAGATGGTACAGTAAG GAATGGCTCAAGTTATAACGACAATTTAGGGTTTGCTTCCTTAACTGTCTGGAACATGAAAACCTGGAAGGCTGTG ACAGTCCTTCCTCTTGGTAAAGATCCACCTGCAATAACTTCTTTATGCTTCAATCACAATGGGAAGATTTTAGCATCTTCTGCTACTGATGGAATGATTCACATGTTTG ACATGGCTGTTGGTCTACAAATTACTGGATGGCCTGCACATGATTCTGTGATAAGCTCTCTTCTCTTTGGGCCTGATGAGACAAGCATTTTTAGCTTGGGTTCAGATGGAAAG ATTTTTGAATGGAGCTTGCAAAACCAAG GTTCTGTGACACTGAGAGCTCAAAACTTTGCAGACATGAAAATGGCTTTAGATGCTAACGGGGGGAGGCTACTGGTGACATCTGGTTCAGTAAGAGCACCTATATATCAG GTACGTGGTCAAAGAAATGGGTTGAGAACTCTTCCACACGCTGCTGCTATAACAACGGTTGATTGGCACCCAACTTTGCCCATCTTCTTGACTGGATCAGCTGATAATTCAGTTCGAGTAACGTCTATTCTATAA
- the LOC126699456 gene encoding uncharacterized protein LOC126699456 isoform X2, translating to MENIQYAEELVREFLVFRGFTNTLQTFESELGTDIGKGFQVDKILDLIFSVYVPKFQAEKLVGLLSFFRKCFSSASETVLIATLSKLEVSILRYYIAHAIQSGRRDKVVDLFEMNGNEFLQRGKDWTAWFAIPYIKNPNLDPEFRIYFSKEWYEALRLSVRNFFSEIFNGTRLPALLKISAAKNTANRLRKDIKQLNIKLSQLQALLEEKEAQLGRLKCNASSLPDASTGQTKSSSSFMHEDPIIFGEIHEACAPATPQLAETVLDQDFVTGPSQVQSELTTSKLFHDSTTSSNLDMGDGRTGDSSQMWQDGPCIENGREVHIEEEFPEVKVDFQETFLGHTSPISWCRFSASGNNMASASIDGTVRIWTYDSSTPASRNATIYCGAEIMSLDWECKSDRLALLMEALKHGMLMQRELSAISAQLKHFQGLSYIYYGCNSPLPWCLLLTSFWCCSVLDLKCSPVEPIFVSAAASKGNGSSYNDNLGFASLTVWNMKTWKAVTVLPLGKDPPAITSLCFNHNGKILASSATDGMIHMFDMAVGLQITGWPAHDSVISSLLFGPDETSIFSLGSDGKASISWFSIQI from the exons ATGGAGAACATTCAGTATGCTGAGGAACTTGTGAGGGAGTTTCTTGTCTTCAGAGGATTTACTAATACTCTGCAAACTTTTGAGAGTGAATTAGGCACAGATATTGGTAAAGGGTTTCAAGTGGATAAGATTTTAGACTTAATCTTCTCAGTATACGTACCCAAATTTCAGGCAGAGAAATTAGTTGGTCTCTTGAGCTTTTTCAGGAAGTGCTTTTCTTCAGCATCTGAAACTGTACTTATTGCTACTTTGTCTAAATTGGAGGTCTCAATTCTGCGATACTATATTGCTCATGCCATACAATCAGGGAGGAGGGACAAAGTTGTAGATTTGTTTGAGATGAATGGCAATGAATTTTTGCAGAGGGGCAAGGACTGGACTGCATGGTTTG CCATTCCATATATAAAGAACCCAAACCTGGATCCTGAATTTCGTATTTATTTCTCAAAGGAATGGTATGAGGCCTTACGTCTTTCTGTGAGGAACTTCTTTAGTGAGATCTTCAATGGAA CACGCCTCCCTGCCCTATTAAAGATCAGTGCAGCGAAGAATACTGCCAACCGTCTCAGAAAGGATATAAAGCAACTCAATATTAAGTTGTCACAACTTCAAGCTTTACTGGAGGAAAAAGAAGCTCAATTAGGTCGGTTAAAGTG TAATGCTTCATCACTACCGGATGCAAGCACAGGACAAACCAAAAGTTCATCAAGTTTTATGCATGAAGATCCTATTATATTCGGGGAGATACATGAAGCCTGTGCTCCTGCTACTCCACAATTAGCTGAAACAGTGCTGGATCAAGATTTTGTTACTGGGCCTTCTCAAGTTCAATCTGAGCTTACCACATCCAAGTTATTTCATGATTCAACCACTTCATCAAATCTTGATATGGGAGATGGTAGAACTGGTGATTCCAGTCAAATGTGGCAAGATGGCCCCTGTATTG AAAATGGCAGGGAAGTTCACATAGAAGAAGAATTTCCAGAAGTTAAAGTAGACTTTCAG GAGACATTTTTGGGTCACACAAGTCCAATCAGTTGGTGCCGCTTTTCTGCGTCAGGGAACAATATGGCCAGTGCTTCTATAGATGGTACAGTAAG GATATGGACGTATGACTCTTCGACTCCGGCATCAAGAAATGCGACCATTTATTGTGGGGCAGAGATCATGTCACTTGACTGGGAGTGTAAATCTGATCGCTTG GCACTGCTGATGGAGGCATTAAAGCATGGAATGTTGATGCAAAGAGAGTTGTCTGCGATCTCAGCACAACTGAAGCATttccaag GTTTATCCTATATATACTATGGCTGCAATTCTCCTCTTCCTTGGTGTTTACTCTTAACATCTTTTTGGTGCTGCAGTGTCTTGGATCTAAAGTGCAGCCCTGTAGAACCAATTTTTGTTTCTGCGGCAGCCTCCAAAGG GAATGGCTCAAGTTATAACGACAATTTAGGGTTTGCTTCCTTAACTGTCTGGAACATGAAAACCTGGAAGGCTGTG ACAGTCCTTCCTCTTGGTAAAGATCCACCTGCAATAACTTCTTTATGCTTCAATCACAATGGGAAGATTTTAGCATCTTCTGCTACTGATGGAATGATTCACATGTTTG ACATGGCTGTTGGTCTACAAATTACTGGATGGCCTGCACATGATTCTGTGATAAGCTCTCTTCTCTTTGGGCCTGATGAGACAAGCATTTTTAGCTTGGGTTCAGATGGAAAGGCAAGTATATCTTggttttcaattcaaatttag